One window of Branchiostoma lanceolatum isolate klBraLanc5 chromosome 8, klBraLanc5.hap2, whole genome shotgun sequence genomic DNA carries:
- the LOC136439760 gene encoding uncharacterized protein: MTQSRSRKRHRSSEEDEMENAGLQHPKRHSGERNDLNHAWLPNALPDRRHNGHLGSEDSSSSSSLGSPAQSTNQQAATSNISQSEAIPHQLLHQLSDSSNQSDEEIILNYYSRINRVLHQAHMDRLQRLGSHQPNGNEENGIR, encoded by the exons ATGACACAGTCTAGGTCAAG AAAGCGTCACAGAAGTAGCGAGGAAGATGAGATGGAAAATGCGGGGTTACAGCACCCAAAACGGCACAGTGGAGAAAG AAACGACTTGAACCACGCCTGGTTACCAAATGCACTGCCAGACAGAAGACATAACGGCCATttagggtcagag GACAGTTCCAGTAGCAGCAGTTTGGGCTCACCTGCCCAGTCGACCAATCAGCAGGCAGCTACCAGTAACATTAGCCAATCAGAAGCCATCCCTCATCAACTTCTCCACCAGCTGAGTGACAGCAGCAACCAATCAGACGAGGAGATTATTTTGAATTACTACAGCCGTATCAACAGAGTATTACACCAGGCACATATGGATAGGCTACAAAGATTGGGTTCTCACCAGCCAAATGGCAATGAAGAGAATGGTATCAGATAG